A single window of Venturia canescens isolate UGA chromosome 3, ASM1945775v1, whole genome shotgun sequence DNA harbors:
- the LOC122407452 gene encoding FMRFamide-related peptides-like, whose product MIGQAFVYGAAFTCMLVSGTILSPLMKIEPGSTLNLYKNEDGSMPSEYDYTIVKRGPQEVQDSPDSKERRSQMGSSFIRFGRGRMEGNLENADYTALAGEAVDNELDSRMARGRSDVIIRFGRAESKNFRSGVHRLTRSDLAKLLENGNNRHPKLFGQGNYRPPLNDRDNDVDRVSNVCSNLLSSPVDAASKIGDSGNPYVAGKLLRLCNLLGLGIVENDENNGRVVRSKIIRVLEDAQAESAKRE is encoded by the exons ATG ATTGGCCAGGCGTTTGTCTACGGGGCGGCGTTCACGTGCATGTTGGTTTCCGGAACGATACTTTCACCCCTGATGAAAATAGAGCCAGGATCGACGTTGAATCTGTACAAGAACGAGGACGGGAGCATGCCGAGCGAGTACGATTACACGATCGTGAAGCGGGGTCCGCAGGAGGTGCAGGACAGTCCGGATTCGAAGGAGAGGAGAAGTCAGATGGGCTCGTCGTTCATAAGGTTCGGACGTGGTCGGATGGAGGGCAATCTCGAGAACGCCGACTACACGGCGCTGGCTGGAGAGGCGGTTGACAACGAGTTGGATTCGAGGATGGCGCGTGGCCGATCGGACGTCATAATAAGATTCGGTCGAGCCGAGTCGAAGAACTTCCGCTCCGGAGTCCACCGGCTGACGAGGTCCGACCTCGCCAAGCTCCTCGAGAACGGCAACAACCGACACCCGAAGCTGTTCGGCCAAGGGAATTACCGACCACCGCTCAACGACCGCGACAACGATGTCGATCGCGTCTCGAACGTCTGCTCGAACCTGCTCTCCAGCCCGGTCGACGCCGCCTCCAAAATCGGTGACTCGGGCAACCCTTACGTCGCTGGAAAACTGCTCAGACTGTGCAATCTTCTCGGCCTCGGAATCGTGGAAAACGACGAAAACAACGGACGCGTTGTCAGGAGCAAAATCATTCGAGTTCTCGAAGACGCTCAAGCCGAGTCCGCCAAACGCGAATAA